The Insulibacter thermoxylanivorax region TTGGCAAGAGATAGTCGTTCCAGATCCAGAGGACATCCAGCACCGCCAAGGTAACAATGATCGGTTTCAGCAGAGGAAGAACAATCTGGAAGAAGGTTCGCGGACGAGTGCATCCGTCGATAAACGAAGATTCCTCAAGTTCATAGGAAATCCCCTTGATAAAACCGTGGAACATAAACACGCCGAGCGGAATCCCGAAGCCCATGTACATAAAGATGAGCACGGTTTTGGAATCGAGCAGTCCCAGATTCCCATACAACATAACGAGCGGGATCATGATGACTTGGAAAGGAACCGTCATGGCCGCCAACATCATAAAAAACAGCACCTTGTTCACTTTCCATTTAAAACGAACAAACAAGTATCCTGTCATGGCAGAAAACAGGATGATCAGCAGAACACCAAACACGGTGATTACAAGGGAATTGATAAACCCTTGCATAAAGTTCATTTTTTGAAAAGCATCGATATAGTTGGAAAAACTAAAGTTTTTCGGCCATGCGATCGGATTCTCGATAAAATGCTGGGTTGTCTTAAAGGAGTTTAAGATGACCAGCAAGAATGGCAGCAAGAAAATAATCAAACCGACATACATTAACGTGTTTTTAAGAATAGCTGAAAACCGCCGCGCGGGCATCACACCTCCACCTCCAACTTCTTCAGCAGATAGGACTGGGTCAATGCTACAACTGCTACGATGACGAATAGAATAATGGCTTCAGCTTGTCCAATGGCATATTGATTGGAGAGAAACGCCTTCTGCACGATATGGTAGGTTGCTAACTCCGTAGAACCAAAGGGTCCGCCTTTCGTCAAGCTGAGGTTCAAATCATAAGTCAAGAACGAACGGGACAAGGACAAGAAGATACATACTACGATAGCAGGGATGGACAGGCGCAGAATGATTTTGCGCAGAATCGTAGATTTGTTCGCCCCATCGATGCTCGCAGCTTCCAGGACGTCCTTGGGTACTCCGGTGAATCCAGCGATGTAGATGATCATCAGGTAACCGGCCAATTGCCAGGAAGTGGCGATGACCAATGCCCAGAACGCCTTGTCAGTACTGGTCAACCACGAGGTTTCAAACAAAGTCCAGCCGTATTGCTGCCCTAAGAAAGGAAGGACCCGGGAGAAGAGAGTTTGCCACAAGTAACCGAGGACGATCCCGCCGATCAAGTTGGGCGTAAAATATCCGGCTCGAAGCCAGCGTTCTCCCTTAACACCGCTGGTCAATACCAAAGCGATGAAAAAAGCAAGGAAATTGGAGATCAAAACGGTAAAGATCACATACCAGATGGTAAATTCCAGTTGTGTTAAAAAGGTTTTGTCGCGAAAGACATCAACATAGTTGGAAAAACCAACAAAAGACCAATCGTTATTGATGATGTGCCAATTGGTAAAGGTCAAATACAGCCCAACAATAAACGGGATCAGGAACACCACGGCAAATGCAAATAGAGAAGGGCCGCCGAAAAACAAAAAGATCCCGACATTATTCAGCTTTTTGTTGTTCTTCATACCTCCACACCTTTTCGCATCAGATTATAGTCAGTGAAAGAAAGATGGGCGTTAGGCCTATGCAGAACGCCCATCTTCGTATATCTTTCCCATAGAACGCATTATTCTACCGATTGCCAATAAGCCTCGATTTCTTGGTAGAACGCATCGCGGTCGATTTGATCAACCAGGTACTTTTGCATGGAGGCTCCGTTCTTCGC contains the following coding sequences:
- a CDS encoding carbohydrate ABC transporter permease, giving the protein MPARRFSAILKNTLMYVGLIIFLLPFLLVILNSFKTTQHFIENPIAWPKNFSFSNYIDAFQKMNFMQGFINSLVITVFGVLLIILFSAMTGYLFVRFKWKVNKVLFFMMLAAMTVPFQVIMIPLVMLYGNLGLLDSKTVLIFMYMGFGIPLGVFMFHGFIKGISYELEESSFIDGCTRPRTFFQIVLPLLKPIIVTLAVLDVLWIWNDYLLPSLVLLSPGNRTLPLSTYAFFSTYTVDYGPLMAALVMTIIPVLILYIILQDHVIKGITEGAIK
- a CDS encoding carbohydrate ABC transporter permease, with the translated sequence MKNNKKLNNVGIFLFFGGPSLFAFAVVFLIPFIVGLYLTFTNWHIINNDWSFVGFSNYVDVFRDKTFLTQLEFTIWYVIFTVLISNFLAFFIALVLTSGVKGERWLRAGYFTPNLIGGIVLGYLWQTLFSRVLPFLGQQYGWTLFETSWLTSTDKAFWALVIATSWQLAGYLMIIYIAGFTGVPKDVLEAASIDGANKSTILRKIILRLSIPAIVVCIFLSLSRSFLTYDLNLSLTKGGPFGSTELATYHIVQKAFLSNQYAIGQAEAIILFVIVAVVALTQSYLLKKLEVEV